From Drosophila suzukii chromosome 2R, CBGP_Dsuzu_IsoJpt1.0, whole genome shotgun sequence, a single genomic window includes:
- the gas gene encoding esterase B1 has product MDLRVGFSDKLKLGAKVIVHKVVQYKLGTGHTKELSTKYGQLKGQQRRTIYDSEIYYSFEGIPFAQPPVGELRFRAPQPPTSWQGVRDCTYARDKPMQKNSITNTAEGSEDCLYLNVYAKKLESPKPLPVMVWICGGGFQIGGASRELYGPDYFMKHDVLLVTINYRVGALGFLSLKDKQLKTPGNAGLKDQVQALRWVKENIASFNGDPENITVFGESAGGASIHILMQTEQARGLFHRAIVQSGSALCAWATQPDRKWPQRLGKELGYAGNLESEKELLEFLKQIPASKLALYCNAIVTQEEERDYEILAFAPVIEPYVGDDCVIPKSQHEQLSSAWGNQIPLIIGGTSFEGLFSYRTTLDDPLYMLSAFEAIIPKQVREAIDKDELAEMVRRLKKSYFDDPDRASMELFECLHILSVKNFWHDIHRTLLARLAYANASSTYLYRFDMDSPHFNHYRMLKCGKKVRGVCHADDLSYLFYGVLSSKLDKNTPEYRTIERMVGMWTAFATTGNPNCDIIAPLKWDPLRPGVVEHCLNIADGVEFIPLPESKQFVLWDSFYTRESLY; this is encoded by the exons ATGGATTTGCGCGTGGGCTTTAGTGACAAGCTAAAATTGGGCGCCAA GGTTATTGTACATAAGGTGGTGCAGTATAAGTTGGGCACGGGTCACACAAAAGAACTGTCCACCAAGTATGGCCAGTTGAAGGGTCAACAGCGTAGAACCATCTACGACAGCGAAATCTACTACTCCTTCGAGGGCATACCCTTTGCCCAGCCACCCGTGGGTGAGTTGCGTTTTCGTGCCCCCCAACCTCCGACCTCGTGGCAGGGCGTCAGGGATTGCACTTATGCCAGGGACAAGCCCATGCAAAAGAATTCCATTACCAACACTGCCGAGGGATCTGAGGATTGTCTCTATCTCAATGTATATGCCAAAAAACTGGAGTCACCCAAACCACTGCCCGTTATGGTTTGGATTTGTGGCGGCGGTTTTCAAATAGGTGGTGCCTCCCGCGAGCTCTACGGACCGGATTACTTTATGAAACACGATGTATTACTAGTAACCATCAACTATCGCGTGGGTGCCTTGGGTTTCCTGAGTCTCAAGGACAAGCAGCTTAAGACACCGGGAAATGCTGGTCTAAAGGATCAAGTCCAGGCACTACGTTGGGTCAAGGAGAACATAGCCAGTTTTAATGGTGATCCCGAGAATATAACCGTGTTCGGTGAGTCCGCTGGTGGGGCTTCCATTCACATCCTCATGCAAACGGAGCAGGCCAGAGGACTCTTTCACCGGGCCATCGTTCAATCTGGTTCGGCTTTATGTGCCTGGGCCACGCAACCGGATCGAAAATGGCCCCAACGTTTGGGCAAGGAACTGGGCTATGCTGGCAATTTGGAAAGTGAAAAGGAGTTGCTGGAGTTTTTAAAGCAAATACCGGCCAGCAAATTGGCCCTATACTGCAATGCGATTGTGACGCAGGAGGAGGAGCGTGACTATGAGATATTGGCCTTTGCCCCCGTAATCGAACCATATGTTGGCGATGATTGCGTGATCCCGAAATCGCAGCATGAGCAGTTGTCCAGCGCCTGGGGCAATCAGATTCCACTGATCATTGGCGGTACCTCTTTCGAAGGACTCTTCTCGTACCGCACCACCCTGGACGATCCACTTTATATGCTGAGTGCCTTCGAGGCAATTATTCCGAAACAGGTTCGCGAGGCCATCGATAAGGATGAGCTGGCCGAGATGGTGAGGAGGCTGAAGAAGTCCTACTTTGACGATCCCGACAGGGCCAGCATGGAGCTCTTCGAATGCCTGCACATCCTGAGCGTCAAGAACTTCTGGCACGACATTCATCGCACCTTACTGGCCCGACTGGCCTATGCGAACGCCTCGTCCACGTATCTCTACCGTTTCGATATGGATTCCCCACACTTTAATCACTACAGGATGTTGAAGTGTGGTAAAAAAGTGAGGGGTGTGTGCCATGCAGATGACTTGTCCTACTTGTTCTACGGAGTGCTCTCCAGTAAACTGGACAAGAATACACCCGAATACCGGACCATTGAGCGAATGGTTGGCATGTGGACAGCATTTGCCACCACGGGAAATCCCAATTGCGATATAATCGCTCCCTTAAAATGGGATCCACTGCGTCCAGGTGTTGTGGAGCATTGTCTTAACATAGCCGATGGTGTGGAGTTCATACCCTTGCCCGAAAGCAAACAGTTTGTTCTCTGGGATAGTTTCTACACCAGGGAGAGTCTATACTAA